CCTGAGGCTTCAGCTGGTTGACAAAATAAATATCGGCTCCTATGCAACAGACGTACCCTGAAGGCAGGGACCAGGGTGAACATACTCCCAGCAGCGAACACTTCAGAATCTATGAAAACATACAAGTTAACACTTCTGTCTGAACCCTGGGCAAGATCAATCAATAGACTGAGAATGTAAACCTTCACCCTATACTGACCTGGAAGCAATACATTTAGGGAAGCAGCAGACAAGATAAAGCAATTTACAGCATACAATTGAGACAGACAATGTACTATAAACAGTGGAGTGTCACCTGGCTTTAAGATTCTCATAAGGAAGCACTTTTAAGGGATTTTATTAGTGCAATAACTACTAAACCACTAAATGATCAGATACACAACTGAATAAAAGCTTGTGTGATTCCAGGATAATGAAGGTGATACCATCCCCCTTGAACTGGAATATTGCCCTTTTGAAATGACGAACATCTACTTTGCTGGAAAATAACTTCAACAATACATGTTTTAAGGGAAACCACAGGTGCTCTCATTTCCTATCCTAATCTTACTGTCTGCATATTAAACACCAATGCTTCCTTATTAACAGATGACTGTTCTCATAACTCCAGCACAtaaggaaaccggagcacttTAAAATAGTTCCTCAGTCAAGCATTTACACTGTAAATACCACAATGATTTGGAGAGATTCTAAAGGAACACCAGCACTTCAGAGTATATGAATTTTAAATTACTAATGCAGTAGTCAAATGTTATTTGATATTATTATTGAAGGTAACAAGAGGAAGCTTTTTGGACCATCTAGCCCATTATCTAGTTAGAAGTGCATGTAGCTATCCACAACATGGCTGTTACTtgctccatactcccacaaccctttgtgtaaagacgtgcaTCCTGCTCTCAGATATAAATAAGATCCAAGTAGCGTCCCCTTGTATCCACTAATACAGGCTTCTTTGTTGATACTGACAGCATTACTTCGGTTGACAATGTCAACTGATATATGTCGGCATAAAGGTTCTCAGGTCAGATACGgcattttcatttctgaaaatcAGCTGAACTGGTTAACTGTAGAGTTAATGTATATGTATGCAACTCTGTAGCTACAGTTCTCATGTTCAAAGAATGAACTCTATGACCCTGATACAAACCAGTGTGAACTGCATACATTAAGTGTGTAGCATTCGTTACAATATTATTAGAACTAGACACTATGCAAGTATCTGGTAACGATCCACGAACACTGCCACATAAAACAGTACTTTCCCCAATCATtcttcaattttgttttaataaaggcaaataaagacaaaaaaatacatGCAGATCTGTTGTGAACAGTTGTTTATTAAGATTTAACAACTtctaatttatataaatatgaaCATTACCAATTCAGTGACTGTAATGCCACTAGTGCAGGTGGTAAGAACATTACTAACTTATAAAAGCTCCTTATGAAGCCgctttgtatttaaatataaatggtAAATTTACTCCATAAAAACTGTTCCAGGTTTTCAGAAAACAGACAGCTAAAGTGCATTTTCTTTGTAGAACACAGAAGCATATTTACAACAGACCTATTTGGAATCTGCAAATACAGATTGTAACCCAGTGATGGAACTAAATACACAGTAATAATTAATCTGCCAGGGAGGTGAGAATACACACACAGGACCGCGTGTTAAAAGTCTGAGCGAACACAGTTTATTACGGAGCAGTATTTCGCCTGGCACGTCTTTCGAGCTCATATTTAGTTTTCCTTCAGTAAAGCCCTCCCCCGTACacaatttttttccccccccgaGAACAAAAACGaacattcaaattaaattttcCTACTATGAGCCAACTGCGACtgaattttttcttctttaaaaactcTAAAACGGCAACATCTTTTAAAGCCCTTCATTTTCATTCCTAATTGtgcaacaaaggaaaagcagaTCCGCAAGGTCCGGTTACAGACTGGTGTATTTTAGTGCAATCTGAAGTCCTTGACTCACTGCCAGTCTGAGAGCTCTCAAGGTGTGGACTATGGCTGACAAGCAAGGTTCTTCTGTAATCACTACAGGCGCCCCTCACCGGTCCCGCACTGTGCTCGTGGAATTGGAGGATTACTCGGCACAAAGGCAGTATGCTACAGAGCAGCGGGCCGCTGGATCTCGAAATACAGGCTGGCCCATCCCCTTCATCGAACTATGGCCCCGGTCCTTCCAATGCATTGTCCCAGCATCTACTTGAGAAAAATACTGACTGTAATAAATACTAGGTTGTTCTCGGCTTTTACTGTAAACATCCGCGCCGAGACGTCTGAAAACCTCCCGAataacttttctttaaaaagcacaGTCGAACTCTTGTAGACCGCTCCCCTACCACGGCTGGCGCAGAAGGAACGACAGATAACCTCCGGTCCGAGTTGCTCACGTGCGCCTGACCCGAGTCCTGCTCTGAAAGCGCGGGAGAGCAAGCAAGCCTCTTCTTCATCTCGGCTCGAGCCACGCGCTCCGGGGCAGGAGCTGCTTCCGGGCCGGCGGCGGTCCGGGAGAAACAgctgccccctcctcctcctcctcactccTCTCAAACGCTCTTCTTCACCGCGACGGACGGGGTCATCTCTTCTTCCGCTGCTGCCTCAGCATCTTCCTCCGCTTGAGGATCATCTCGTAGAGCCTCTCCAGCCCCTCGCGCAGCCCCTCGCCGATGATGGCGCACGTGGGCTGCAGGTGCCAGGGGGTGGCGGAGCCCAGCTCGTGCAGCGCCAGCATCTTCTCGATCTCGGGGAGGGACAGCGAGTTCCGCAGGTCCTGCTTGTTGGCCACCACCAAGACGGGGACGCCCTGGTTCTCCGAGATCCGCGTGATCTTGTGCAGCTCCGTCTTGGCCTCCTCCATCCTCTCCGCGTCCACCGAGTCCACGACGAAGACGATGCCGTCCGTGCAGCGGGTGTACGACTTCCAGAGGGGCCGCAGCTTCTCCTGGCCCCCGACGTCCCAGAAGTGGAAAGTCACCGCCCGGGAGCCCCCCAGAGTCACCCGGATCCTCTCCGTGTTAAACCCCTTGGTGGGGACGGTGTTCACGAACTCGTTGAACTGCAGCCGGTAGAGAACGGTCGTCTTCCCCGCGCAGTCCAGACCGAGGATAACGATGTGGAGGGACTGGAAAGAGGGAAGACTCGACAAAAGAGGGTTCTGTTCCGATAATCCATTACCCATCTTAGAGAAGCAGCTGAAAGCTCCGGTCAGGAAAAAAATCCACAGATGCTCTGCTTAGTCCTTGGGCCGACGCAGTAAACAATCGACTTCCGATGGTTTTACCTGTTAAAACAGGGAGCATCGATTAaaagtgaggaaaaaaaaagggagttTGTGGAGGGAGGGTGACAGTTAAAGCGACAGCTTTGTCTTGTCCGTTTACTGCCTTCATGGACAGAAAACTCGCATTCGCTGCCGTGTCAACAATTTGGGTCAGAAAGAAAGCGGGGTCTTGCCTTGCACCAACCAGAACCCCACCCAGCACATGCGGACCGGGGGGGGCAGGAGAAGAAGTGAACAGCGAGGTCCAGCCGGGGCGCCCCGTCCAGCCTGGATTTGTTACGCTAATGTTACGCTTACACGTGTGACAACATCAAGGAGTGATGAGGCCAGGGACCCCCCCACTGGACTGGCCCACGGCTCAGACGCGCCCACCCGCCGCCACAGCAGTCCCGGGGCCGGAGTCGGCTGTGGGCAGGCGAGGGCGGGTGTCGCCGGGGTGCAACACCAGCGGCTAAACACACTTCGCTTCAAGGGACACGGCGGCGCCGCAGATCACAGGTTCAGCCCGGATCGCGTTGGCCCAGCGAAAGCAACCTTGCGaaacgtttaaaaaaaatggactgACACACACATGCACCTAACAACGCGACGATTGAAATGTGTTATCCATTCGCCTCTGACTTGCACTGCGATGTACCAAGCATTCTTGGCTACAGACCCGCCCGTCCCGGCGAAAATAAATTACTCCATGGCCACAAACTAGAAACATTTGCAAACATCTCCCCCTGCGTCGATAGGGACCGACAGTCAAACTcaagttcacacacacacacgcacaaacACGAGCCACCTGAAAGCAATTCATACTGTAGTGCGTCGCCAACTTACCATTCCTGTACGTCAGCCAGGAGGAGATAATAACATCTCAGTGAGCGTCGCGTCAAAAGCAGAGAAGTTACCGAGCGTcctggctctctctctctctctctcacaccgaCGCTACCCTCCACCTACGTCCCGGACGGCTCTCCGCAGTGCACTGGCGAGGACGATCCAGGACCCCCGGTCATGTCCACACCGCAGGTCCCGCCCACGGAGGGGCCGCCTGGCCGCTGATTGGCCACCCGCTGGGGCAGCGCGCCCCTCTCCGGGGCTCCTGATTGGCGGAGGGCGGCGTCCGTCCGCTGCCCCCGCCCTCCTCGCACAACCACCTGTTGCTGTCACGCGCAGAAGTTACTGGCCAGCCCGGGCTCGCGGCGCTGCCGGCTCGGTTTTGCAGGCATGGGCATGGCTTATTTTAAGCACAGCAAAGATAGCAGGGCGCTACTAAATTAATACGCGGTACAGACAGACTGGGAACTTTGCTTTCTGGCACAGGAAAGGAAAACCGACCTGTGAAAACAAGCAATGGTGTCTCAAAGCAAATACTCCAGCACAACGCTgatataaatgtactgtacgtaGGTGACAGGTGTGATTGAATACGAGAAAACCCTATAGAAAAGACATTACTGCACCAGCGGTACTGAATATGTAAGCGAAAATGAGTTTTTAAAGTGCTCCGTTAATTGTGATATCAATGCGTTTCGtgcgttgtttttttttaaaacaaatatatgcaCAGTCCTCTAAGcgtttgaaagtttttttttcttttaaacatgaCGGTCTGTGGAAACAGCCCAACATCAGATAGATTAGatttaacacacaaaaaaagtggAAGATTAGTGCTGATTGTGGTCTGTGAAAGCGCCGTTAAACGTTAATGGATTACTAAACCAACATCGCTCTTGTTTTGCTTCCTAGAAGAACCAGATGTCATTCAAATAATGCATTTACTATTCCCAAATACAAACAATGTAGTTgtgagttcatttatataatctGATTCACGCGCACTTGGCCCGACAGCGCCATCGTACGGACTGACTATATTAAAGCACCCCGTGTTTACTTTCAAAATGATTGGTCGCCCGTTGCAAGTCACGCCGTAAGACGCCAGACTCCTCTGTCCTGTCCGCTATTCCGGGCGACAGCTGTGCGTCTGTCTCGTTCAAGCCCTGAAGGAAACGGTGTAGAAACTGAAATCAGTTTAACCAACtaatcctttatttatttttttgtcaccGACATTCTGAAGAAATTGGGCCATTTCAGTCTTGAATAGAGAAGACTTCTAGGGGTCTTGATGTCATATTTAAATTTGTGAGAGTCTGAAACACACTACCCAGTTATGGTAGTGTTGTTGATACCATGGcttctgaaaagaaacagatctttttttcatcagttagCCACTATCAGCCATATGGGCAAGATGGGCTGAATGCCctactctcatttgtaacctttcccaTGTCCTTAAATTCACGCGGTAAAAGCCATTGAAATATATATTCTACAGCTCAGTGAGAATTAAGGGCAGGGAATTCTAAATAAGATAAAGATTTGGAATTACTGGATAAAAACCAGACAAAGACAAAAGGTCTGACACTGACCTacaaatcaaataaataaaatatcttcatTAGCCAACTGGCACTTACCTAGTGTAGTATTTTAAATATGGATTATTAAAGCTCTTGCTTCTATCATAACATTCTTAATTGATAGGAAAGGGGAAAGCTCTTGTCTAATAGTGTTGGCTATGTGTATAATCAGCATTAGTAAAGACTCAACTGGAAAGCACAATACTGCATCTCAGAATTATACTGAAGACACCTGATAAGTTGGCAAAGACATACttcaaaagtaaaaatagtGCAAGAGTGATGAAATTGAATGGCAACCAGAAAACTGCAGAGCTGGAGTCAGACAACACCTGTCAATTTGAAGATGATATgttttacaatatattttacaattaaacAGTATTGGTCAAGGCTATACAATTTTACAATAAACACGCTTCAAATATAAAGTTGAAAATGCCCCAGCCGTGTAATTGCAAATTTGACTACTTTAAATGCTCTGTCACTAGTATTGTAGATAGTATTATTCATTTAACTCTTTAAAAAACAGCTAACCTATTTGTATTGGTGGTGTATGGGAAGACAGAGAAACAATGATGTATGAAACTGCAGTATATACAGAGCCCTCACAATTGCTGTCCTCAGCAGTTCCAGCTAGAGAAGATGCCACATTTACTGAGCAGGATGATGGAGATCCCCAGCAGGGCAGCTGTAACAAAGGCTTCAGTGTGTGGCTGAACAAGGGAACTCAAGCTAACTGCaaaaaactggaaggtccaatAACCTCTGCAAAATCTGACTCAGTCTGCCACGGGAGAGTGTCCAATGAGCTGCAAAGGGAAATTGCCTGTAACAAGTCAGGCCCTGTCAGACTCTTCAAGCACCAGGTCGCGTAAGGACGACTCTTCTCTCAAAATATCGTAATTACTGAAAGGAAGAGAGGAATGGCAAAACCATGCTCCAGTCCTGTCCAACGCACTTGAACGTAAGGGTCTGCGAATCACCAACACACGATGGGGCAAAGGACGTTCCTTCATGGGGAAGCTCCATCACGAGCCGTTTCGGTGAGCTGGACTGCCGCCGAAGTGGAGAGGTCCAGACAGCACAGCCACGCAGGGCTGCTGTGGAGTATGGGAGTTCCAGAGGCAGGATTAAATCATACCATCTCATAATATATCTTCATAATAGCTCAGTGTCCTTCAACCTGAGAATGTCAAGAGTGGGGTAACTGATTCCATCTTCAGCTGGGGTGGATTCCTGCCCGACTCCTTCTGTAGATCACTTCTCTGACAGGACGGAATGGCCTTCCTccaagcattttaaaaacagctaTTCGGCACACGTTTATACGATTCAAaactaaatgtgaaaaaatcagATGTAGTTTCAGTTACCTGCAAGCCACAATTTGTATAATGAATTTCCAGGCACTGCAGGTAAGGAATCAGATCCTGAAACATGACATGTGGCGTTTATAACCACGAAGAATATCTTTTCCTCACATTACAAGCAAGATTACCTATGTCTGTTTGTTTGCGGTGTCATATGGCATAAAATATGGTACAGGGACAAATACTATATACAAAGGTATCAATATAAAGAGTACAGGATAAATTCAAAATCCtgacacattatttttttcacattaatgTACTGTTGTAATAATATACACTGTTGTAATAACATAATATACAATGTGTCTAAAAGGTATTTGAAGTTTTCTTCAGCATATACAAGTAGAACTCCTTTATTTGACCATTGCCCCACCTTGTGGTCGAACTGTAGTATTGCACATATTTAATAATAGCTTTGTTTTGAAATTTGCCCATATATTTTCTGAATAACTGATCTACAGTTATTCTAAATTTGAATCCTCGTGGCTGACTGCATCCAGGC
This is a stretch of genomic DNA from Lepisosteus oculatus isolate fLepOcu1 chromosome 10, fLepOcu1.hap2, whole genome shotgun sequence. It encodes these proteins:
- the arl4aa gene encoding ADP-ribosylation factor-like protein 4A, encoding MGNGLSEQNPLLSSLPSFQSLHIVILGLDCAGKTTVLYRLQFNEFVNTVPTKGFNTERIRVTLGGSRAVTFHFWDVGGQEKLRPLWKSYTRCTDGIVFVVDSVDAERMEEAKTELHKITRISENQGVPVLVVANKQDLRNSLSLPEIEKMLALHELGSATPWHLQPTCAIIGEGLREGLERLYEMILKRRKMLRQQRKKR